The Candidatus Neomarinimicrobiota bacterium genome includes the window TTTACCAAAGGGAACATGGCCTGGTTCTGGGACGCGCTGTTGTCAGTATGGGCTTGGTTGCTGAGCGCGATCTCCTTAAAGTTCTGGGTGATCATCTTGGGTTACCTAGTCTGGATATATCCAAGTACAGTATTCAGGATGAAGCCCTTATGCTGGTGGATGAGGACTTTGCCCGCAAGTATAGCATCATTCCTTTGTTTTTGATCGAAAATACCCTTACCATCGCAACAGCTGATCCATTGAATATTGAAGTCATTGATGAATTAAGTCGTGCCAGCGGGATGGAAATCATGCTGGTATTATCCATTGAGTTGGAGATAGAACGCGCCATCGACCTCTATTATCGATCCACTACATCTC containing:
- a CDS encoding ATPase, T2SS/T4P/T4SS family, whose protein sequence is MAGEKKQIGQLLLESGLLTDIQLNEALVYQREHGLVLGRAVVSMGLVAERDLLKVLGDHLGLPSLDISKYSIQDEALMLVDEDFARKYSIIPLFLIENTLTIATADPLNIEVIDELSRASGMEIMLVLSIELEIERAIDLYYRSTTSLAQSQAAGDDVRVVSREIHEDAEIVQVVDMLLFEAVNMEASDIHVEPRKHDARIRYRVDGVLQQYYSIPSESVAPLISRIK